The following DNA comes from Triticum aestivum cultivar Chinese Spring chromosome 3D, IWGSC CS RefSeq v2.1, whole genome shotgun sequence.
CCATTGCCATCTTTAACTTTAATTAGTTACTAATCTAGAACACAAACACAGCAAGTCAGCAATTAGTCTACTACCATGCATGCGTGAATCTTGTCTTGTGTTGCGCCTATTTCATTTGCTTCCAACCAAACAGGCTGCAGCTAATTAGTCCAACGGCGAGACTTGTTGCGGAAATATAATTCACGTCCACGAACTATGCAATCGTTTTCCCGACGGCGTCGTAGAAGACCGGCAGGAAATCACCGGCGCCAGGCAGGATTTTAATTAAGCAAGTCCATGCGCGTGCGTGTGGCTACGATCTAACAAAGTCAACTCCACCGGCCACCGCACCCGGCGACTCCGCAATAATTTGGCATCCATCGTCAGTTGATCATCAGTTGACTCCCTAATAACGAATTTTTTTCCCAGAGCTTTGCGTGTTGATTCATAAAGTTAGGGAAGAAACAGTTACGAAGATTTTTAGGGGTACAAACTCAGAGCCACCAATACCACCGATACACTATGCAGGGTGACAAATCGTATCCTAGCTGTGTGCATCATATGATCGACGTGGATCGATGCCGGCAAGTTTGCCCTTCTATTATAAGATCATTAAATTATGATACTACCAGTAGTGTCCTTGTGCTGATATTGACTATTATTAGCTGACTTTCTTTTTGAGAAAATAAGAAGCTTGCTTATACTACGCGCTTTCTCCGTTTGTGTCTGATTTGTTGTTCTAGATACTCCCTTTggtcctttttagtttgcatataagtttGGTctaaagtcaaagtatctctactttgatcaaacttataaaaaaagtatcaacattcacgaTACCAAATCATTTTTgctagattcattatgaaatgtgtttcatagtatatatatttgatattgtagatgttgatatttctttagtataaatttgatcaaattttGTAAAGTTTAACGTGACACAAATCTAATACGTGGAGTAAAAATGACAATAGGGAGTAACACATAAGTGCTTTCGCAGAAAAGAAAGATATAATATAAGTACAAAtcatctctaaaaaactttgactGACTGAGTGTTGCTGATTTAAATGGTTATCAGTGTTTTTATACACATAGAACAGTGATCGTTGTTGTAAGTAAAATGTTGGATCGCCACAACAAGTTAAAAAGGTACTCCCttcatctcataatataagagcgtttttgacatgaCGGAGGGAGTAGCCAGTAAGGGGTTGATCTTGAATTCTTAGTCTGGTGAAGAAATCATTCCGCGCATCTAGGTGGATTTAATTGTAAAATTTGTATTAATCTCTGCCCGATAAATATATCAGGTTCGCGGATGTGGCCCAGCTGGTGGATTGCATGTGCCTGGACATCTACGGCCGGCTCCCCACCACGGCGCTGACGCCGGCCACTGCCTACGCAACATACCTCGTCTTCGCCACCACGGACGCCCACCGCGGCCTGAGCTTCCCGGACCAGGAGACAACGGTTAGCCTGGGTGGCAGTGCCCCATCCCGGCATACCGTGTGCATCCGCCCCGACACCGCTGAGGCACGCAGGTTCAGAGGCGGGAAAGGTGCGCACGGCGTCGACGTGAGGGGGCCGGTGCTGCGCGGCGACGGGTGGTGGGAGATAGAGATGGGGCGGCTGCGCACCGGCAACGAGGCAGTGGTGGGGGAGGAGGTGGCAGTGAGCTTTGAGATGCTGGGGTGGTACCCCAAGCGCGGGCTCGTCGTGGAAGGCGTCGAGTTCAGGCCCCTATGATCCATCGATACCGGAGATGACCTCGAGTTAATATGGATGTGTACATACCCGTCAAAAAGAATACGGATGTGTATATTGCTTGTACTCTACGCTGAATGTCGGTTCATCTCGTCGACGAGCTAGCACGCAGTGCACGTGCAGTTTGTGAATagtaatttgaacaactttgtttCCAGTTTCGGGTGTCTTAACTAGTGATACCAGAGGcttattcttctttcttttcttttctgcattgcATCGGAGACATTCTTTCAAAAACACAGTACTGACGCACATGTTTATATCCACGCATATACATTTACTCATATGAATGCACGGATACACACCATATCTCTATGAGCATTTTTGAGAGACTTAGCTAACTTCTTAAGATTGACGAAGTCTCTCTCGATGAAAACATCATCTCCCACTGAAAATCTAAAAGAATATCCTGGCTTTATGAGACACATGTGTCAAACTTAGGGTCTGATCCCTGTGAGCTGAGGACATGTGTAATGGTCCCGTGCACTCTTTACGGTTTACAAACGTATTTGTGTAATGATCCCATGCACTCTAGAGTCTATGGATAATGCCCATGGCTTCCTGGAACTTGGTGCTCTTTTTTTCCTACTATATCCGTTCTGCCAGGCATATCCACGAATTTGTTGCATCATTGCACAAGTGCAGGAGGTACTACCTCCATCCGGACCATGACTTTAACTAATAATATATAAATTATATATGGCAaaataacatcattgaaaactaatttcaaatatgaatccaacaatacaatttttgatgacatgcattaaATTTTTGCTACTCATATATGCGGTCAAACATTGTGGGGACTAATGAattcggacggaggtagtactcaaGGAATTCAGGACTCCACCCGTTGGAAGTTTACATCAAGGAGAGCAGCCACGATCAATCAAACCCCGAGCCGCcacctcgtctctctctctctctccacaatatacctggccatgggaagcccggcccggccagcccgacccgaaaaagcccgaccaggcccggcccgacgctgctcccgggccgggctcgggcctagattttgagcccggtggccgggccgggccgggcccgtcgtttttgcatttttctaaaggtcgggccgggccggcccggagcccgacgggcttttctgtgttcgggccgggcttgggccaagaaaacaggcccgatggccgggccgggcccgggcctaggttttttgcatcgggcttggctaggcccggcccggcccgaggtatggccaggtctACTCCACAACTCATAAGCCGCAAGAAGAGTGTGGATTTGTCGAAAATGCGGCGGACGAGCACGCGCGCTCACGGTATCGCCAGGCACTCGTTCGCATCGGGATGTGGGTCGAATGGCATATTACTGGGACGTATTGTTGCGTGCAGTCAATAAAAAATGCTAGTACGTGAGGTGGTCCCACTAGAAGAGGGGATGTCCGTTACAACCAGATACGGCGGGGCGTCCGTCAACAAAACGGCACGTTAACGTGGAACGCTTTTATGGAGCCGGAACGATTGTGGGGGCCACCAGGGAAGTGGGTCTGGCCGAATTAATGGTCTGATTTTGAGTACCTGTCGCCATATGTTTGCAAATACAGTTTCATCAGTGAATTTCGCTGGTACAAGAAGCACGAATCAGTCAACAAGGCAGGATCTTTTTTTTGAACATGATCGACAAGTAAACACCGAAAGTCAGTTACACATTAGTAACTAGCCGAGAAATTTTTGTCAAACGTTGAAACGTGTCAACACATGGGTTTGCCCCACCCCGGCCGGTTACCGTCGCGCCGTAGGATGCAAAGAAGAAGGGGGCCGCCAAGCCTCGCGGTGGAGGCGTGAAGCGGCCGGCGGCACGGGGCCGCAACCCGGCGGGGATCCAACCTCGGCCGCCGAAAATCTCAAAGCCGGACGTGGCTACGGCGGCCGATTTGCAGCTGCCTCCAACCATGATGTCCTCCTCCGGCCGCAGAgctcctcatccacctcctccgccgccgccgccggccatggaggaAGATGTCTCCACGTCGACGTCAACCGTATCCAATGTGTTTGGTGATATGTCGCAAAGGTAAAAAATAGTTGTACATTTCTTTGTTGTTTCAATTGTCGATTCCAATAGAATGTGTAGTTGATTGCGTGTACGTTCATTTGTAGTCTCGATGATGAATCTTTCATGCGCACAACAAATATGACAAATGATGATTATTCACATGAGTATGCATCACAAGAATATGAAACTCCACAATATAGTGATGACAATCTTGACATGGATGATGAGGGCTTCTTTATGAAGGGAACATGATGAGTGGCATGAGAGGTGGCTTCGGTGGCAGCATGAGCGGCATGAGATGTGGCAATGAAGGTGCTTCCGGTGGAGCTCGCGGCAACGAGACTCAAACGCCAGAAAATGTCGAGAAAGAAGCCATTGATgatgaaaaatagaaaataatgAAAAATATTTTATACCCGCAAATTTCTTTGATGTACGTAAATATTTTATATTTTTAGCACGTGCATTTTACTCAAAAgaatgaaaaatagaaaataaaatgtaaggaaaaccagaaaagaaaagaaatcaatAATACTAGAGTGTTCGCTCCACTAGTTTTTTTAAGAAAGTGCGCTCCTAGTTTATATCATGACAACTTTTTTAACCATGGCAAATTAATTTTCACAGCCATGTGAATTTACCTTTTCCTAGTCCATGGCAAGTTTTGCATCAATTTGCAAATTCAACATCTGAGACATAGTAAATTGAAGTTCTGGACCAGGGCTAGTTTTGGGCATGACAAAAATGTCTTGTGCAATTTTAGAAccacaaaaaactgaaaaaacacATAGCATGACAAGATTTTTACCACGGCCAATTGCTTTAATTTGTTGTGAATGATTTATGTTCAGAGCTACGACAAATTTATTTTCAGAGCCATGGGAATTTACTTGTTTCTTGAACACAGCAAGTTTACCTTCatttcacaaattcaaaatttcGAGCGATGGCAAATCGCATTTCTGGATCATCCTACTTTTACATCCACGGAAAATATTTGTAAGCAAATTGCATAAAGTTTGTAGCATGGCAACAATTTTCACCAGCGGAAATGCATGCACATAATTTTCACAGTGGATAAATCTGACTGACTAGAGCTGCTTTGGAAGGTGCAAGATCTGATTAGTGTTCCACCGGCTCGATACAGATAAAAGAACTCGTTCATGTAATCGCTAGCATATATCAGTTTTTCGCCCAGGTTTGTGATTGATCTATGTGCATGCATTGGCGTGGCAATAGAGCGGACGAGCTCGCTTGCTCCTGGATTCTGGACCAATGGCAGAAGATCACGTGGTGGCAGTAATTACGGATGGTGTAAATACTACTCGTCCGCATGGTGAAAATTGTTGCCATGCTACAATTTTCACCTTTCCGCTCTATTGCCACGCCAAGCCAGTTGTTTTTTCGGTCCCCGGTTGGTTTTCTTGGCTTGCGTGTTCAAGCTTTCGGAGCGGTGGTGTGGTTCTCCTGGGGTTGCAGATATCTTCTCCGTCATATTGCCCGTCGTTGTGTCGACGGAAAATGTTGCCCTATAAAAAACCTGTACCGTATGCATTTATCTGTACCAACTGAACATGTTATAGGACGCCCGTTATCAGCCGATTGATGTTGTGGGCCATGTTATGCATTCATCACCGTACGTGCTTATTTCGTCCGCGCGCTACAGTCTGTCCCCACCACGAACGACGTGTTCCATTGGTCCACGTATCGGGATCAAACGCGCTCGTCCACGCTATCACCGCTCTCGTGGATTTgtccttttgtttttctttgtttttagtAGGTCCTTGTATTGTATGTTATGAATCTCACTTCAGGTTCATGCTATACTCAAAATATGATTGAAATAGCAACTACTTTAATATATTCAAGATTGGTCTTGTTCTAAAGATCATGTGTTCAGGAATTTTAATATGTATAAAATTTCAGTGATAAGAACATTACTGTTGAAGATAATGGTCATCCAAATTTTTAAACAAAGACAAAATGCATGGATATGTTGGAGAGAGagatgctgcatgcatgcatgcgtaccACCTCTGTAAACATGTACTACACTATCGTGACATTGATTTGACTAATATCAGAAATACAAGAGATGCTCTCCATCAAATACTttcatatacacatgcatatggtCCCACAATTTTACATATTTGAGTACCTCATTGTCTCATTGATGGCAAGACCACCGCTAGATACCAGAACCCGTAAAAATGACTTTGCGGTAATGCCCTTAACTTCCTCGAACTTGGTGCTCCTTTTTTTCTACTATATCCGTTCTGCCGGGCTTATCCACGAATTTATCGCATCATTGAAACAAGTGCAGGAGGTACTTTCTTCATCTGGGTTTACTAGTCCTCCACGTATATATGTTGGGTCATGTTTTGACCATGAGTTTAGATAATAAAATATAAATTATATGTGGCAAAATAATATTATTGAAAACTactttcaaatatgaatccaacaatataatttttatgACGTGCATTAACTTTTTGCTAGTCATATATGTGGTCAAACATTGACTCAAACTACGATGGGGCGTGCTGTCAGATGTCAGATCTGCCGTATTGAGCGGCCGAGCGCGCCTCCACCATTGCATCATGTTACACTAACAAAATTCTATTATTAATCCTCTGCTACACATNNNNNNNNNNNNNNNNNNNNNNNNNNNNNNNNNNNNNNNNNNNNNNNNNNNNNNNNNNNNNNNNNNNNNNNNNNNNNNNNNNNNNNNNNNNNNNNNNNNNNNNNNNNNNNNNNNNNNNNNNNNNNNNNNNNNNNNNNNNNNNNNNNNNNNNNNNNNNNNNNNNNNNNNNNNNNNNNNNNNNNNNNNNNNNNNNNNNNNNNNNNNNNNNNNNGCAAGAGATTTGCCTTGCCCAAATCCTTATTTTACCTTCCTCTTTTTTCACGATGGCAAAATACCTTTTTTCACCATTGCAAATCTATTGCTCTATTTTCTCTTCTGATTTCACTTGAATATCGGTGGAAATTGAGAGGAGCGGGGCTATGTGGATgatatgcttgtagatcattatCTCAATTGAGTGATCAATCGGCTGATTTCCTCAAATTTTGATCCTTAGCATTGTTGTAGATGGCCtaagaagaagatgatggccatcGGATTGAGATCCGGTGACTCGCCCATGGCGGGTCACCAATGGATAGTAATAATGACCATTTTCCTTTTTAGACCATCCGATCGAGAATCAACGGGCAGATCAATACGTGCCGCAGTGCCTGACCTGGGCCGTCCCGTTTTCATCCAACGGCCATGTTACATGGTGACACGCCATGTGCAAATCACTATCGCAATCCCTTCCCATGTCGTATACGTGTCCGAGTAGCATACGTGCCGGCGACCTTCTCAAAAGCGAAGACGAACGCCTCCCCTTCGCACGACGTATCCGGCGGCGCAGCGCAGGCGCGATGGGGAAGAGCGAGCTGAAGGCCATGGCGAACCGGGCGAAGGCCAAGGGGCTGCAGAAGCTGCGGTGGTACTGCCAGATGTGCGAGAAGCAGTGCCGCGACGAGAACGGCTTCAGGTGCCACTGCTCGTCGGAGTCGCACCGGCGGCAGATGGCCGTGTTCGGCCAGGCCCCCGGCCGCGCCGTCGAGCGCTTCTCCGGCGAGTTCCTCGAGGCGTTCCTCGCGCTGCTCCGCCACGGCCACCGCGGCTCCCGCGTCGCCGCCACCGTCGTCTACAGCGAGCTCGTCGCCGACCGCCGCCACGTGCACATGAACTCCACGCGCTGGGCCACGCTCACGGAGTTCGTCGAGCTCCTCGGGCGCCAGGGCCTCGCCAGGGTCGAGCACACGCCCAAGGGCTGGTTCGTCGCCTACATCGACAGGGGCTATGAGCAGGCCGCCAAGGCCGGGCTCAAGCGCAAGAGGGGCCAAGGACCGAAGCAACCGGAAGGACCACTGGCTGAGCCCTGGCATCGTGGTCAAGGTGATGAGCAAATCACTGGCCGAGAAGGGGCACCATTACTACAAGCACAAGGGGCTGGTGAGGAGGGTGATAGGCAGGTACGTCGGCGAGATCGAGATGCTGGAGAGCAAGCATGTCGCCAGGGTCGACCAAGATGAGCTCGAGACCGTCATCCCGCAGATCGGCGGGCTGGTACGGGTTGTCAATGGCGCTTACCGGGGGTCGAACGCGAGGCTGCTCTCGGTGGACATGGAGAGGTTCTCTGCCAGACTGCGGGTTGAGAAGGGCTTCTATGAGGGGAGAGTTCTCGAGGCGGTCGAGTATGAGGACATCTGCAAGGTtgcttaatactccctccgtctagtgtCAAAAATAGTCTTACATTTTAGGACAGAGGGGGTACAATGTGTATGTAGTACCGCATACTTGTTTCAGACAATGTAGTTTGTAAAGGGTACAATACAAGGAAGCAAATTTCTGGTGATAAAACAAGAAGTTCAGTGTGTCTTGGTTGCAGCCAAACCCTATATGCCTGTTGCAGGAATTATTTGGTCTTGACCTTCTCGCTTTGATGAACGGCCGCACATATCTTCTTCCAGCTCCTCGTGGCGATCAGCAACGGTATCACAATCCACGAACTGTTTGCGCCGATGAAATATGCCCAGAAGTAGAACGGACTGGCCCAGAAGTTGAAGCCGTCCAAGTAGGCGGTGGTGAAGTAGACGATGCATCCGTAGAGCTGACCGAGGCATACGGCGAACTGGAGGATGTGGCTGTAGGACTTGCGCGATGCGATAGCATAGCTGCAACCAGTGAACTTTCGTCAGGATGAAATAGAGGCGTCGTTTAAAATTAGAACAGCACTGAAGTAAAACTACATATTAACTACATTGGCTATGGACTTCTACTAGGCAAGAAGAAAATGAGCACGCCATTTTTAGAAATAGGTGCAGGCTGAAAATGCCAAGAGGAGATTCTTCAGACCTCTGGAACAAGTTCAGTAGAAATAGGGCTACTGCCTTGAATTGCTAAGCTTTGCGGTCAAGTCATTTTAAGTTGGGACAAGCCGAAAGCACAACTGTTTATAAATCGTCTGCAGAGAACATCAAACTGCAAAATCATCAATTGGTTCTTACATTTTTTACATTTTGTAAAATGCAAAACTAAGTCGATTGAGTTTAGATGTTGTACGGATGACTTCTGAAAGAATACTTGGCAGTAAGCACTAGAGTTTCTCTTAAAATATGCTATTTGGACCATAATATACGGTCTAGATTCAGTCAAACACTGCTACTTAAATCATCATATGCTTGCTTATTTCAGGGCCAGAAAGCCTATGCACAAGAAAGCACATAAAGCAGACACCATTCACTCATGAATTCTGCAATCTGTTGGCATTGCATTATCTTTCCTGCCTCCTATATCAGGCCAATACAACACTAATTTTATTGAATACAGAAGGACCACAATACTTGTGGATCTGAGCAACACTGCAAATATATGCTCTGTTGAAGCATCTACCAGTGGGACGCCTCAATCAAATTATGAGCTTGCATGGTTTAACAAAACAAATTCTGAACTCCATTTTGCGCATCTCGTCAAATTATGAACAAATGTTAATTCAGAGAACGATGCTCTGTCATGGAGATGAGGGCCTATCATCTTAGTGAAAGGAAGGGGTTAATAATCAAGTCGGAAATATGAGTGACGCGTAAGTCTTAAGCTCATACCAGAACCATGCTTGATTGAACATAGCAAACAAGATCTAACTAAAGACTGACCAAGAAAGTCTGGAAATGCAGCCCACAAATCACCACAGAAGAAACAgagcaagccttttctgctgcttATCAAGGTGTCAGTGATCATAAACAAGATGAGAAGACGTACACTGCGAGCAGCGAGGCAGGGCCTTTCAGCACGGCCGTGATTCCCTCGACGGTGACGGTGGCGGTGTCCCTGGCGACGTACCTGGAGTCACCCTTGCTGTACTCCTTCCCTGGACAAGCACAGCAGATCGAATCAAAAACTCCATCTTGACTGATTTGGATTTGGGGCTAAACTAACCAGTAGTAATTGGGGTTGGTCTTGGCGAAAGTAACGAAGAATCGGCCTGTAAATCGACTTACAGACTTCGTCGAAGAAGTTGGGGTTGGTCTTGGTGAAGAAATCGGGGGTAAAGACGAAGGGCCCCTCGATGAGTATGTGGGTGAGGCCGGT
Coding sequences within:
- the LOC123077191 gene encoding probable 3-beta-hydroxysteroid-Delta(8),Delta(7)-isomerase, which codes for MGAHPYVPASLDLPGYVPLRLTQLEILGTYLGTSLFVLVAVWLLSGRCRRLSGTDRLLMCWWAFTGLTHILIEGPFVFTPDFFTKTNPNFFDEVWKEYSKGDSRYVARDTATVTVEGITAVLKGPASLLAVYAIASRKSYSHILQFAVCLGQLYGCIVYFTTAYLDGFNFWASPFYFWAYFIGANSSWIVIPLLIATRSWKKICAAVHQSEKVKTK
- the LOC123077192 gene encoding KIN17-like protein; translation: MCKSLSQSLPMSYTCPSSIRAGDLLKSEDERLPFARRIRRRSAGAMGKSELKAMANRAKAKGLQKLRWYCQMCEKQCRDENGFRCHCSSESHRRQMAVFGQAPGRAVERFSGEFLEAFLALLRHGHRGSRVAATVVYSELVADRRHVHMNSTRWATLTEFVELLGRQGLARVEHTPKGWPGSSARGAKDRSNRKDHWLSPGIVVKVMSKSLAEKGHHYYKHKGLVRRVIGRYVGEIEMLESKHVARVDQDELETVIPQIGGLVRVVNGAYRGSNARLLSVDMERFSARLRVEKGFYEGRVLEAVEYEDICKVA